The following are encoded in a window of Haloarcula halophila genomic DNA:
- the lysS gene encoding lysine--tRNA ligase yields the protein MAEDPYAVGSGGKKAFWADSVADAIEARDPSDPIVIKGGVSPSGVPHIGHFNEIMRGYYVAEALRDRGHEVRQVFTADDKDRLRKVPRQLADLEWNVVGLGEVDAGALGRNLGKPYTDIPDPFGCCDSYGAHFTNLLKKSAELVDVDVEFVSNTELYADGEFEAVTRRVLERADRAREVLAEYQNKVDDDYVPFLPQCSECGKLTEGVTEVDLDAGEVSYVCEDVEAGDQTIEGCGHEGTATLREGKLPWRFEWPAQWEILGVDFEPFGKDHAEGSWPSGEDIAENVLDIQPPVPMVYEWFTLEGEPLSSSSGNVITVDEVLEILEPEVFKYFFVKTPRKQRDFSVEHVDQLVDEFDRFEGLYFDEGEPREEDEQAVADRAYPMVVPDPDPDRVRIPYTFAAVLGMTDDSDLREEIARREGHIPDDAPEWAVEDALARVERARNWARRTGNAFDYELKRAELPDHDFDAATEAALDELADFVAEGHDGETIQGEIYETAKRHDVPVGDFFAAGYRLLFDDTEGPQLGTFIAKLDQEFVVKRLRREA from the coding sequence ATGGCCGAAGACCCATACGCAGTCGGTAGCGGCGGAAAAAAGGCATTCTGGGCCGATTCGGTCGCGGACGCGATCGAAGCGCGGGACCCGTCGGACCCGATCGTCATCAAGGGCGGCGTCTCGCCCTCGGGCGTGCCCCACATCGGACACTTCAACGAGATCATGCGGGGGTACTACGTCGCGGAGGCGCTCCGGGACCGTGGCCACGAGGTCCGGCAGGTGTTCACCGCAGACGACAAGGACCGGCTACGGAAAGTCCCCCGACAGTTGGCCGACCTGGAGTGGAACGTCGTCGGCCTGGGCGAGGTCGACGCCGGTGCGCTCGGCCGGAACCTCGGGAAGCCCTACACGGACATCCCGGACCCCTTCGGCTGCTGTGACTCCTACGGCGCACACTTCACGAACCTCCTGAAGAAGAGCGCCGAACTCGTCGACGTCGACGTCGAGTTCGTCTCGAACACCGAACTGTACGCCGACGGCGAGTTCGAGGCGGTGACGCGTCGCGTGCTCGAACGCGCAGACCGCGCCCGCGAGGTACTCGCGGAGTACCAGAACAAGGTCGACGACGACTATGTCCCCTTCCTCCCGCAGTGTTCCGAGTGTGGGAAGCTCACCGAGGGCGTCACCGAAGTCGATCTGGACGCCGGCGAGGTCAGCTACGTCTGTGAAGACGTCGAGGCCGGGGACCAGACCATCGAGGGCTGTGGCCACGAGGGAACCGCGACCCTCAGGGAGGGAAAGCTCCCATGGCGGTTCGAGTGGCCGGCCCAGTGGGAGATACTCGGTGTCGACTTCGAGCCGTTCGGCAAGGACCACGCCGAAGGGTCCTGGCCGTCGGGCGAAGACATCGCCGAGAACGTCCTGGACATCCAGCCGCCGGTCCCGATGGTCTACGAGTGGTTCACGCTGGAGGGCGAACCGCTCTCCTCCTCGTCGGGCAACGTCATCACGGTCGACGAAGTCCTGGAGATCCTCGAACCCGAGGTGTTCAAGTACTTCTTCGTGAAGACCCCGCGCAAGCAGCGTGACTTCTCCGTCGAGCACGTCGACCAGCTCGTCGACGAGTTCGACCGGTTCGAAGGGCTGTACTTCGACGAGGGAGAGCCCAGAGAGGAGGACGAGCAGGCGGTCGCCGACCGCGCGTACCCGATGGTCGTCCCCGACCCCGACCCCGATCGGGTCCGGATTCCCTACACCTTCGCCGCAGTGCTGGGGATGACCGACGACTCCGACCTGCGCGAGGAGATCGCCCGACGGGAGGGACACATCCCCGACGACGCCCCCGAGTGGGCCGTCGAAGACGCACTCGCCCGGGTCGAGCGAGCCCGCAACTGGGCACGACGGACGGGCAACGCCTTCGACTACGAACTCAAGCGCGCCGAACTGCCCGACCACGACTTCGACGCGGCCACCGAGGCCGCACTGGACGAACTTGCCGACTTCGTCGCCGAGGGCCACGACGGCGAGACCATCCAGGGCGAGATCTACGAGACGGCGAAACGCCACGACGTGCCCGTCGGTGACTTCTTCGCCGCCGGCTACCGCCTGCTGTTCGACGACACCGAAGGCCCGCAACTGGGAACGTTCATCGCCAAGCTCGACCAGGAGTTCGTCGTCAAGCGGTTGCGCCGCGAGGCGTAG
- the pyrH gene encoding UMP kinase produces the protein MKVVVSVGGSVLAPDLESDRVAAYAEALQSLDEQGHTLGTVVGGGPTARKYIRAARDLGANEIELDQLGIAVTRLNGRLLIAALDDRAAPTPAESYDEGREAIRRGDIPVLGGIVAAQTTDAVAAAFAEYVEADLLVYATSVAGVYDADPKTDADATRFDEIDAGELVDVIADMEMDAGSNAPVDLLAAKVIQRSGIRTVVLDGTDPDRVVRAVLNGDFDGTEVLPES, from the coding sequence ATGAAAGTCGTCGTCTCAGTCGGTGGGAGCGTCCTGGCTCCGGATCTGGAATCTGACCGGGTCGCTGCGTACGCCGAAGCGCTTCAGTCACTCGACGAACAGGGCCATACACTCGGAACTGTCGTGGGCGGCGGTCCGACAGCACGGAAGTACATCCGCGCCGCGAGAGATCTGGGTGCAAACGAGATCGAACTCGACCAGCTCGGGATCGCCGTCACGCGGCTGAACGGCCGGTTACTGATCGCCGCGCTTGACGACCGGGCCGCACCGACACCGGCGGAGAGCTACGACGAGGGTCGGGAGGCGATCCGTCGCGGGGATATCCCGGTACTCGGTGGCATCGTCGCGGCACAGACGACCGACGCCGTCGCTGCGGCCTTCGCGGAGTACGTCGAGGCCGACCTGCTGGTGTACGCGACCTCCGTCGCCGGCGTCTACGACGCCGATCCGAAGACGGACGCCGACGCGACGCGTTTCGACGAGATCGACGCGGGAGAGCTGGTCGATGTCATCGCGGACATGGAGATGGACGCCGGCAGCAACGCCCCCGTCGACCTGCTCGCGGCGAAGGTGATCCAGCGGTCGGGCATCCGGACGGTCGTTCTGGACGGCACCGATCCGGATCGCGTGGTCCGCGCAGTCTTGAACGGCGACTTCGACGGTACCGAAGTGCTCCCGGAGAGCTGA
- a CDS encoding DUF7123 family protein, with protein sequence MSATLTSSTEEEPSKEERLKSFLAEKATDGEMYFKSKFIAEEVGLSPKEIGALMVKLKDSASELQVEKWSYTSATTWRVEPA encoded by the coding sequence ATGAGCGCTACCCTAACGTCCTCTACCGAGGAAGAGCCCTCCAAAGAAGAGCGTCTCAAGTCCTTCCTCGCGGAGAAGGCAACTGACGGCGAGATGTACTTCAAGAGCAAGTTCATCGCAGAGGAGGTCGGTCTCTCGCCAAAAGAGATCGGCGCCCTGATGGTGAAGCTCAAAGACAGTGCATCCGAACTCCAGGTCGAGAAGTGGTCGTACACGAGTGCGACGACGTGGCGCGTCGAGCCAGCGTGA
- a CDS encoding site-2 protease family protein, which yields MSRSDERPPPPDALAGVFQVWSVERVEDTVRYVGDPLVPPDAVVDELRTAFGQRGYDLRLERQSTDETGAGDGRRVPTTGGSAYVLVAEPEATSTGSIPWLNVGLLLATIVSTLYVGATQWYYIPVAEAPLRLFEAWPFVVAMLGVLGIHELGHYVAARYHGVDVTLPYFIPFPSLLGTMGAVINIRGRIPSRRALFDIGVAGPLAGLVATTVVTVIGLTLEPITIPQAVLESDAGYTIDFHDPLLLQGLDALVTAAGLRATVGPGESLHPIVFAGWAGMFFTFLNLLPVGQLDGGHIVRAIVGQRQETVAAAVPGGLFALAGFLYLTRDPPPIGFGVWTLWVFWGLLSLGFAYAGPARPTIDESLDRRRAALGVLTFVLGLACFTPVPFEITAAA from the coding sequence ATGAGTCGGTCCGACGAGAGGCCGCCACCGCCCGATGCGTTGGCCGGCGTCTTCCAGGTCTGGTCGGTCGAGCGCGTCGAGGACACGGTACGGTACGTCGGTGATCCGCTCGTTCCCCCCGACGCCGTCGTCGACGAACTACGGACGGCGTTCGGCCAGCGCGGGTACGATCTGCGGCTCGAACGGCAGTCCACCGACGAGACCGGCGCCGGTGACGGCCGCCGAGTCCCGACTACCGGCGGTAGTGCCTACGTCCTCGTCGCCGAACCGGAGGCGACCTCGACGGGATCGATCCCCTGGCTGAACGTCGGGCTCTTGCTGGCGACGATCGTCTCGACGCTGTACGTCGGTGCGACACAGTGGTACTACATTCCGGTCGCCGAGGCCCCGTTGCGTCTCTTCGAGGCCTGGCCGTTCGTCGTCGCGATGCTCGGTGTCCTCGGGATCCACGAACTCGGCCACTACGTCGCTGCCCGGTACCACGGCGTCGACGTGACGCTGCCGTATTTCATCCCGTTTCCCTCGCTGCTCGGGACGATGGGCGCGGTCATCAACATCCGCGGGCGGATTCCGAGCCGGCGGGCGCTGTTCGACATCGGCGTCGCAGGGCCGCTCGCGGGCCTCGTCGCGACGACCGTCGTCACCGTGATCGGGCTCACCTTGGAGCCGATCACGATCCCACAGGCCGTCCTCGAAAGCGACGCGGGGTACACGATCGACTTCCACGACCCACTGTTGTTACAGGGGTTGGACGCCCTGGTCACCGCCGCTGGCCTGCGGGCGACGGTCGGTCCCGGTGAGTCCCTGCATCCAATCGTCTTCGCCGGCTGGGCTGGGATGTTCTTTACCTTCCTCAATCTCCTGCCCGTCGGGCAACTCGACGGCGGTCACATCGTCCGTGCGATCGTCGGCCAGCGCCAGGAGACCGTCGCGGCGGCCGTCCCCGGTGGGTTGTTCGCACTGGCTGGGTTCCTCTACCTCACTCGTGACCCGCCGCCGATCGGCTTCGGCGTGTGGACGCTGTGGGTGTTCTGGGGCCTGCTGTCGTTGGGCTTTGCCTACGCCGGGCCGGCCCGCCCGACGATCGACGAGTCCCTCGACCGGCGCCGGGCTGCGCTGGGTGTGCTCACGTTCGTGCTCGGGCTAGCCTGTTTCACGCCGGTCCCGTTCGAGATCACGGCGGCCGCGTGA
- the thiL gene encoding thiamine-phosphate kinase, translating into MDERAALGVLGERLSAAGDDCAIVDGQVLTTDMLHETTDFPEGTTRYTAGWRAVGASLSDVAAMGAEATAAVAVYGAPTFDETELLAFVDGASDVCSAVDAEYVGGDLDDHAEFTTATTALGRTDDPVRRSGASPGEAVCVTGTLGRSGAALELFEAGETERANELFRFEPRVRAGTGLAPHATAMMDSSDGLARSVHQLCAASDCGAAIESPLPIDDAVDAVASDERERRELGAFFGEDFELVCTVPEADLPAARAAVSCPLTRIGTTTADGVTLDGEPLPDRGYSH; encoded by the coding sequence ATGGACGAGCGGGCTGCACTCGGCGTACTCGGCGAGCGGCTGTCGGCCGCGGGCGACGACTGTGCCATCGTCGACGGGCAGGTGTTGACGACGGACATGCTCCACGAGACGACGGACTTCCCCGAGGGGACGACCCGCTACACGGCCGGCTGGCGGGCAGTCGGTGCCTCGCTGTCGGACGTGGCCGCGATGGGCGCCGAAGCGACCGCCGCGGTGGCCGTCTACGGCGCGCCAACGTTCGACGAGACGGAGCTGCTCGCGTTCGTCGACGGCGCCAGCGACGTCTGTTCGGCCGTCGACGCCGAGTACGTCGGTGGAGACTTAGACGACCACGCGGAGTTTACCACCGCGACGACGGCGCTGGGCCGGACTGACGACCCCGTCCGCCGCTCGGGGGCCAGCCCCGGTGAGGCGGTCTGTGTCACGGGGACGCTGGGCCGGTCGGGTGCCGCACTCGAACTGTTTGAGGCAGGCGAGACCGAGCGGGCGAACGAGCTGTTCAGGTTCGAGCCGCGGGTGCGTGCCGGAACCGGACTCGCGCCGCACGCGACCGCGATGATGGACTCAAGCGACGGGCTGGCCCGCTCGGTTCACCAGCTCTGTGCGGCCAGCGACTGCGGCGCGGCGATCGAGTCGCCGCTCCCGATCGACGACGCGGTCGATGCAGTCGCGAGCGACGAACGGGAACGGCGAGAACTCGGCGCGTTCTTCGGCGAGGACTTCGAGTTGGTCTGTACGGTCCCCGAGGCGGATCTCCCGGCCGCACGGGCGGCGGTATCGTGTCCGCTCACGCGGATCGGGACGACGACGGCCGACGGCGTGACCCTGGACGGGGAGCCACTGCCCGACCGCGGCTACTCACACTAG